TCTCAAGCACACTGAGGCTGAGCATCTGAAAGAGGAATTTGGAAATTAATttcttgttcatttaaaaaatatgttatGCTCCAGCAATTCTATTTGTTCCTCCACTGCTCTGAGTGGAGGAACTTACTTGTTGCTGGGGAGAGCAGCAAGCAAAAGAGCAAGACCCACAAAACAGATTGAATCCAACCCTACCAAGCAACTAACTTCTCCTTTATATTTAATACTATTTCTGAGTTGTTCATTGGCTGTTTTCTTTCCTCCCAGTTCCTTCTTCGTTGGTGACacttgtttttagtaaaagtagtAACAATTTATTTAGTctaggatagggtgaccagatgtcctgattttatagggacagtcccgattttggggtctttttcttatacaggctcctattatcccccatcccctgtcccgatttttcacatttgctgtctggtcaccctagtctaggACCATAGCCCCCTACAGGACTTTTCGAGCTGCAATGCTCCTAGTGTGATGCAAATTCGACTATCTCAGTGTTGTGTTGGTGCAGCCTTGCAGAGTCCTGCACACCCAGGGTCAGGCATTGATTTAATTAGATGAACCTGAATATTTGGATGCTAATTTCTAAAGTatattgttaaatttattcacctaaattttggttattgctgattatgtatgatatgtatcttatgacttttaaaacaaactttgtatttgtggataatctaagcactatacccagatgtacagataCTCTTTTCTtaatctgtgtgtgtatatatatatacaagctTATATATATAAGCTTTAATAATATTTTAAGGGACAAGCATGGTGTCATGATGGAGATGTTTGTGGCCAGCGAGTTGTTTGCACCAGTCTGCAGGGTGATGTCGGCGCATCACAAGACGCTGACTCCTCCATGTGGGGTCCTTCTGTGTAATGTGATGGAGCAATGTGTTGACTTTTTGTGGGTCCATGACCTGAGATGTTTTTGGGGCCAATGAGCGGTGGGTGTGAGATATGGGGTCATAAGCCTGCCAGAGGAGGGGATCCCAGCTCATTTGGATGGACAAGACTCCTACAAACTACAGGGCACTCTGACAGGCCCATACCACCTTCCCCCTATGAGTGCAAGACCCCATGCAGCCCCACCCCATCGACAGCCTTGGGGAATGTAGCAGGCCCACTATGCAGATGGGGAAGCAGAAGGCCGACCTAATGCCACCTGCTACAGACCAGCATGCCATGCTCCATGTCCCTTAGAGCAGACCATGGAGACTACATGCAACAGCCCATCTCTGAGAGTATACACCTCCCAGCATGCAACACTCTACCGCTAAGAGGCTCATGGGAactacagatcccagcatgcaaCACTCCATCTCTAAGGGACCTCTGGGAACTAAACGTCCCAGCATGCCACGCTCCCGCCTTCGTGCCGTGCCGCTTTGCATGCTGGGCGATTCGGTCTCCGCGCACATCCCACTCCAGTGCTCTGTCGGTGCGCAGGCGCAGTGTCTCATCCCTTGGCCCGTGTCCGGCCGCAGCGGGAGGCCCGGGAGTGTGCCGCGGAGGCCATGGCGCTGAACAGGAACCACTCGGAGGGCGGCGGCGTGATTGTCAATAACAGCGAGAGGTGAgagccccccctttttttcctgggGGGCCGTTACCAGTGGGCAGCTCgaagggggtggggtttgggtcacgtggtcctccccccccccccctgcgtgGCTGGGTGAGACCAGGGCCCCCACCCTGGGAGCAAGCGCCGCGTGGctcaccagcccccccccccccactgctggcatcccccctccccctggcagctccattgcccccccccccccaatggcagCCTGGCCCCCGCTAACCCGCTGCCACGGGCCCTACGGGTGTCACCTGTCCGCCATTTCCCGCGAGATAGCTGCCCGGTGCGCGCTGCCAGCTGCCCAGGATTGGGGCTCAGGCTCATCCCTCTTGCCCCGTTCCTTGTGCCGCAGAGGTGGCCACCCTCCTTTGGGAGCTCACGGGCTGCCATGGTGACCTCTGGCAGCACCAGGAATGGAGGTGACACCGGTGAGCCCCAGCTCTACTCTCGCTCCTTGCCTTGCAGAGCCTGCTCCTTCCCATCGTActgtgctgctggctctggctgggcagaTTTGCCTGTCTGCttgtgctggtgctgctgggagcTATGTTCTTTCCTGGGTAGATCATCTAGTGCCAATGGCATGGACCCCAGGCGGcacccctcctctccccgccctTCCACCTGGTCAAACTGTGAGACCTCAGACTCTAGTGGCCATTAGATCTGTGTATCCCTCTCTGCCATTCAACAATCTTCTGCCCTTAGAAAGTTgctctttccttctgtttttgttattttgttaGTGAATGTTGTCCCTCATTAACATAGAGAGcaccctgttctgccacagcAGGGTAGTTCACTCTTCATGGCTCCTGTCTTCTGGGGCCTGTCCAATACTCAAGTTTTTGTACAATTTTTCTGCTGAGGCCTGTTCTACACATCGATTTCACTACTTCAATTAGGAGTGGGATCTCACACCAGTATGGTTTAATCCAGGTAACCCCCTGCTGtcatggatgcagttatacctgtataaaggatgtataactgcatccactctaggagttgcactgatttaacttaGTAGTTTCTAAATCAAAATAGCTAAatctgggagctgcgggggcagtatgtggagccccctggctgcccctacgcatagaaGTTGGAGGTGGGAACGTGCCactacttctgggagctgcgcggagTGGGATAAGTCCCGGATCCCGGAGGGACAGATTAAAACAcctggagggccggatgtggtccccgggccgtagtttgcccacccctgatacaGGCCATCAAATTTACACAAACTGCTACACTGGATCAAGTCCTAATAATGGGCCTCTTCTTTCCTTTGCTTGTTTGTAGCATTTTGATGACCTATGACCACATAGAAATTGCATTCAGTGATATGGAAAACATGCCAGATGCCTTCAAAGGGACCAAGAAAGGAAGTGTCTTCTTGACTCCATTTAGAGTAAGTAGTTTTCATAATAGGATCAGACACTTTAAATAGAGAGTGACAGAGAAACCTTCCTGGTTCCTGAAAGTATGGTTATCTAGCAGCCTTTGAAAATGGATGATCTTTGGACCTCAGCAGCATTATGAGTGCATTGAAAATCCTTTGTCAAAAGACATAAATACTGATTAGTTCCTGCAAGCAGCTATGTAGCCTGCCAAGGATCCTCAGGAGCTGAAAAGCAAATGCTTAATGCATCAGTTAAACTAATAATCGTAACCATCTGGAGAGCAGCAAGCTGACTAGAAATCAGGAGGAGAGAGATCATAGCTAGTGGATGCTTCTAGAAGGCACTTCACATTGTTGCCTCAGCTCTCAGGCTGTTCTGGAGATCTTGTGACCTGCAGGGCTGATTTAAAGCTCCAGGCGTGGGAAGCAGTTTCAGCACATTGAGCTCCATTTTCTTACAGTAAATTGTCTCTATGCTTCATGCTTGTTTCAAATGTCGCTTACTGTGAGTTTGCTCCTTTCCCCTGCAGGTTATCTTTGTGTCCAAGGGAAAGGATCCTATGCAGTCTTTCATGATGCCCTTTTATTTGATAAAAGATTGTGAGATTAAACAGCCTGTCTTTGGAGCAAATTATATCAAGGGGACAGTGAAAGCAGAGACAGGAGGTATGTAATTTTTGGTTACAGTAATGCTAGGGTAGTTACATAGCATCAGATTCAGAGAAATATCAAGTTTAGTCATTGAGCTAAACTGGGTGTTATCCAAATGGCTTAGTATTCAATactattaaaatgtatttctttaaaaACTGTAACAAAAAAtgtctctcccttccctttctccCTGTCCAGTTGCAATGAATTGGTCTGTTCCAGAAACTGATCTAATTTCCGCTCTCTGTTCTGAATGTTAAAGTTCAATTGGCCAAATGATCTCATTGACGAAACATCCTTAAGTGGCTCATAACAGAGAGAAGGTCATGCCAACAGAATTCTAAGGGATGTCGATAAGCTATGGCCTGTTGAGAAAACCCGTTCAATCCCTGTCCAGATGATTCTTTGCTAAACTTCTCTGCTTCTTCCTAAATCCACGTTCACTTTCAGACAAGTAACCAGAAACAGTTGTCCATCACAAATCTCTTGTGTAGCTCAAGGAAAGGTTGTGTTATTGCCACAAAACGCCTTAGTAGTAAAAACCATCTCAAGTCACTTTATTTTAACAGGAACTGAATAAATGGGCATTACATGTTCTATTTCAGGCTTGAAAGGGAAGAAGCAGTCTTGAAATTGGGGAGGCTGGTTTTAAAGGGGAACTTACATACTCGAGTGAACctggagagagggggggaaagactTGTACAAATACGTATTTACCCAGTACTTCTTGTGTTCCTCCTTTCACTGTTACTGGAAACCTGTAATTTGATAACCTCTCTCTCACCCCCAGCTCGATTTCTTTTGCTTACTCTGGCACTGAAGTCATAATCCCGTGCTTAGGACACCACAGTCTGTGATTCTGGAAATCAGCATTATAGCTTCTGTGCAGGATCAAATAGGACAAATCAGCCTGTGAGGGGGGTGCACACAGTGAGAACAAACTCTGAAAACCATGTAAAAGGCAAAAGGATTTGCCTAAAATTGTGTGAGCCTTTCCCAGAGGAGTTCCCCTTTAATAGGAATGTCGCTATAACACACACAAGCATCTTGGGTTTAGTTCACAAAGTAATTTAATTTTCCTGTTCTGACACGGACACTGATTCATCTCTGGTGTGGAGCTGGGACGTTTGGGCTgctcttgtttgtttatttaagcCTGAAACCTTGGATGTCACTCATATTTTTTTATCCTATCCTAGAACATCTTTCATACCATTTATGCTCTTTGCTTCATTGGGTACTCGACACCCCTGTCTAATTTATAGCTAATGATTGACTAGCTGTAAAGGCTTTTTAGCGAACTGGAATAACACAATCCCTATTTTTTGCTCTAATCCTGTACCGAGCCAGAGCAAATCTCATGCTGCTGGTGTCATTGCCAACCACTGACAGACTATGACAATAGGCACACAACTTCAGCAACCTCTGATTGATGCTCCAACTTCAGGTACCCCTTGACCTGAAACTCCCATGGCCAATGTGTATTTTTCTAATCAGAGCATAATTATGATGATCCTATCCTTTTACCTGCAGGCTTTTAAGGTATTTGGGACAAAGCTAAAGTATTTTAGTGTTGCATGTGAGGGATCTATATAGATAGACCACAACAATTGCCTCATAGCAGGGAGACTAAATAACATTGAAAAAGATTCTCCTCTTTCAACTGATTTTTCTCCTCTGCAGGTGGCTGGGAAGGATCTGTAacgttcaaaatgactttttcagCTGGGGGCGCTATTGAGTTTGGACAGCGTATGCTGCAAGCGGCATCTCAAGGTACTGAAGTTTCAGTTTTAACAACAAGGCTAAATCGGGTAATGGTAGAGGGGGAGCTGGCTCTTTTGTGTGGGCTTGTTACGAGCATAAGGTGCATGTGTCCTTCTTAGAATAAGGTATGGCAGGAtggattaaaatatttttgaatttcaGCCAGTAACTGGAtttcacttgtttttttttttttaaatcattaatttTACTCATCTGGTCAGCTGTAGATCTGCTTAGCCTATTGCACTCGTCTCCGAGTTTGTCTGATCTACTGCTGTGAAGAGGTCGGATCTGTCCTGACCTTGATTCAGTCCTTGTGGATCTGGTAGAATCAACTTGCTTTTGTTTTCATAGCCTCTAGAGGGGAAGCTCCCAATGGAGCCTATGGTTATTCCTACATGCCGAATGGAGCTTACGCCTTTGCGCCACCTGCAGCCAATGGGGTGTACGGTCCCCCTCCGCCAGGATACccctacccaccaccacctcctggtGAGTCTGCGAACTCAATAAGGAAATCTTTCCAGTGACCAAATTTAAAAGCAGGTTAAGGAAGAGGGGAAGGTGGATGTATGTTTGGAGGTAACGTCTGGCTTGTTTTCAGGTTTGGTTCAGCACCTTATGCAATTTAAGTACCTGAGCTTATTTAATTGTATTTAGTTTTCAGACTTGTTTTGGCTGTATATGGTCCATGGCTGACCCAAAGGAGCTGTTCCtacaatattttcattttctttctttccaagCAGAGTTTTACCCTGGTCCCCCCATGATGGATGGAGCCATGGGTTACATGCaacctccaccacctccttaccCTGGGCCCATGGAGCCTCCAGTCAGTGGCCCAGACCTTCCTTCCACTCCTGCAGGTGAGAAGTGTGTCCAGTGGATTAGATCAGACCTCTGCAATGTTAGTAACATCAGTCACTGAGAACGAGTTGATCTACTACATTCCAGTATCATTTCTCTTCTCTCTACGATGGCCATGTAGAAGTATGCATCTAATAGTTGTCTATAGAGCATAATGAATATGAGCAAAAGCATTAAAATGTGATTCTCCTTTGAAAAGTAACATTTAAAattggtttcagaatagcagccgtgttagtctgtatccgcaaaaagaagaacaggaggacttgtggcaccttagagactaaagcttatgctctaataaatttgttagtctctaaggtgccacaagtcctcctgttcttctttttatttaaaattggcATTATCAAGGTTTCATGTACATCATCTCTTGGTGCTTTCAGAAACAACCTGCTCCATTTACAAGTTAAAATATAGTTTTTCCCTAACTGCCAGTCTTGCAAACTCAGTTCAGTCTGACAGCCAACCTGGAGTCTTTCCAACAAGTTCATCATCAACAAATATTCTGCAGTTGGATCAATTCTGTTTCTGTGTGAGCCGGAAGAGAATCCAGCTTGTTTTCCAGTAGTGATGATCATTCTGCAGGGCTACCaggaataaaaaaacaaaacaaaacagcagtgTAAAAGTTTGTATTAGTCAGCAGATCTGACTCTGATATATGTAGGAGTAGATTTGATGAGTAAGAAGGTCTCGGTAAGAACAGAACGCTTTTCAGAATAGAAATGCTCTTATAAAGAAGGGCTTTCAGCGGCAGCAGGTCAATAGGAATCAGTCTGACTGTCACTCAGTGAAATGGAACAATGAGTGAAGCATGGTAGAAATCCATAGAGTTAAGCAGCATTTGTTTGGCACAGCTCTACCATTGTTTGCAGCATCCCATCAGAAAGCCAGAGGACAAACCGTGTTAATCTTAGCTGCCCAGCTTTCGTCTGACCTGCCCCATACTTCCCTAATCGATGAAATTGGATGGGAGGCATATAATAGAAATGGGACTGAAGTTGGTCACAAAACTCAGACTTgttgtttcatttaaatgagGTTTCTCAAAGTGATTTGGGACATTTTCTCAAGTTCTTGCATGTGAAATCGCTACAATCATGCAGAACAAACACTAAAATCACATGAAGCAAATGCTAAATAAGTGAGATTTTTAATACGGCTGGATCTCTGGTCTTCAaaggaattgggggtgggggaaggagcaggtgTAGCACACCTCTTGAGTCTGAATCCATAGCTGTTCAGCTCAGGACTGGCACTTGGAAAAGGTGGTGGGTCCATGGGGCTGAACGCAAGACTTCAGAGTCAGGGGCAGCCGCACGATCCGGGCTGCTCTTGTGGATTAGCCTTTCCTAAGGAGTGAGTTCCCCACAGCTGCTATTAAAGCTTCATTTTTCTATTGTAAAAAGTCTTTGGATCATTGCCTTCGGGGAGCATTGCCTGTGATCGGCTGGTCTTCAAAAGCAGCTGTTAGCATTTGTTCCATAGACAGAGCAAAACCCCGACGGCAACTGCAAGCTGATGTGGCAGGATATTATAGCTCCTTCAGTGCTGAGTCCCACAGGACCTGCTGATCTCCCTGGTTTCTTACCGGGCAATACTATAGTGACTTGATTCCTCACCCTCTGCCGTTTGAAGGGGTCCCACTAACTATGTAGCTTTGTGTTGTTGTTGCCACTTTGTAGAGCAGGTGGGTACAGAACTGAGGGTTGGCCTAATACCTGGTAAGCAGAAACATGCTGGGCTGCAGTGTCACCTAATCTTTAACCTGTGTTTGCTTGCAATAGCTGAAGCGAAGGCTGCAGAAGCTGCTGCCAGTGCTTATTACAGTCCAGTCAACCCTCATAATGTCTACATGCCCACAGTAAGTTTCACGCATTGTTCTATATGTAATAAACAACTGTATGTTGACTGTGGAAAGGGGGGCAGAGTCACTCTAGAGGGCATAGTAAATGTCACAGGAAATTAGATTAAATGTCCGTAATCTGGATAGTGATCATGTACAGATAGTAGAGGGTTAAAAGCAGCAATATTGATTGTGTTAACAGCCATTGTTCCTGTTGGAGAAACAGGGTTTGTTTGAACTAATTGATTTCCTAGCTGTGGATATATGTTCCTTACATATTTTTCCCCTCTTCTATTTTAGGAccagcctccccctcctccttactTCCCACCAGAGGACAAGAAGACCCAATAAGCTGAAAAGGAACCTCTCTATGATGCATTGCTTCCTTATTTTCCATCTAGCTGAATCTTGGGGTGGGGTGTACAGCTTTAAGGAGTCATAGTCTTCCCTCGAGGCAGGTagatagagacacacacacacacacacacagagtgaaggAAGAGATTTAAAATGTTCTGGACTATCACTTACAACCCTGAGGGTTTGTTACTCCCTGCTGTCAAATTCCTGCTTTCCCTGTGCCCAGTGATAGCTAGAATATCCGTGACAGTTTCTCTTGCATCCCCTCTCCACCAGTACACTTAATATAGTCCTCCTTTGAATGAGGTGACTGTTCCAATTTTAAAGCTAACAGATCCCTAACACTGAAACAAGACTTGTCTTAACTCTAAAGAATTCCCTTCAGCCTAGCGCATCTCATCTAGCTTTCATCTGCTCCATAATTGCATGGGGGAGGCTGCGGAGGCTGCTTTGGGCTTCAGAAGGAAACTGATACCTATTGCACTTCAGTGCTTAGGAAACTTCCCTCAGCAGGGACACCTGAAATATTGCTGTACCCCCACAAAGTGCACTGTTGCGTCCTATCTTGGTGCAGTCAAGTTTGATCTTTTGAGGAAATGTTT
The window above is part of the Chrysemys picta bellii isolate R12L10 chromosome 12, ASM1138683v2, whole genome shotgun sequence genome. Proteins encoded here:
- the WBP2 gene encoding WW domain-binding protein 2 isoform X1; the encoded protein is MALNRNHSEGGGVIVNNSESILMTYDHIEIAFSDMENMPDAFKGTKKGSVFLTPFRVIFVSKGKDPMQSFMMPFYLIKDCEIKQPVFGANYIKGTVKAETGGGWEGSVTFKMTFSAGGAIEFGQRMLQAASQASRGEAPNGAYGYSYMPNGAYAFAPPAANGVYGPPPPGYPYPPPPPEFYPGPPMMDGAMGYMQPPPPPYPGPMEPPVSGPDLPSTPAAEAKAAEAAASAYYSPVNPHNVYMPTDQPPPPPYFPPEDKKTQ
- the WBP2 gene encoding WW domain-binding protein 2 isoform X2, which codes for MALNRNHSEGGGVIVNNSESILMTYDHIEIAFSDMENMPDAFKGTKKGSVFLTPFRVIFVSKGKDPMQSFMMPFYLIKDCEIKQPVFGANYIKGTVKAETGGGWEGSVTFKMTFSAGGAIEFGQRMLQAASQEFYPGPPMMDGAMGYMQPPPPPYPGPMEPPVSGPDLPSTPAAEAKAAEAAASAYYSPVNPHNVYMPTDQPPPPPYFPPEDKKTQ